From Phycodurus eques isolate BA_2022a chromosome 1, UOR_Pequ_1.1, whole genome shotgun sequence, one genomic window encodes:
- the si:ch211-148l7.4 gene encoding zinc finger protein 354B, giving the protein MSGASGSMVFRHTAKLCMHRKEKHSLKSYRETSSVSETQPTAGKRRRKNAYPCRICGKLFLHHLSLNAHYTATSCLSAIKKAQATGNDSNLPDHRPNDKVKASLAQGKTLRNGPGRPRQEEDEEDLVEAEGEFPCPSCTEVFSLQSQLRDHVELHNASMVSRECSVCTEEMDTFERPASRRQRFYHCVPCQEGFSALDSFLEHCQEHLQARDEEEDCATEGSKHQASKA; this is encoded by the coding sequence ATGAGTGGCGCTTCCGGCAGCATGGTCTTCAGGCACACCGCTAAACTGTGCATGCACAGGAAAGAGAAGCACAGCTTAAAATCATATAGGGAGACGTCGTCAGTGAGCGAGACGCAGCCGACAGCAGGCAAGCGCAGGCGAAAAAATGCGTATCCATGCAGAATATGCGGCAAACTCTTCCTCCATCATCTGTCTCTAAATGCACACTACACTGCGACTTCGTGTCTCAGTGCAATCAAAAAAGCTCAGGCCACAGGAAACGACAGCAACTTACCAGACCACAGACCAAACGATAAAGTAAAAGCCAGCCTGGCACAGGGCAAGACTTTACGGAATGGTCCCGGGAGGCCCAGgcaggaggaggacgaggaggacctAGTAGAAGCTGAAGGAGAGTTCCCGTGCCCCTCCTGCACTGAGGTTTTTTCCCTGCAGTCGCAGCTGAGGGACCACGTGGAGCTCCACAATGCATCCATGGTAAGCAGAGAGTGCAGTGTGTGCACGGAGGAGATGGACACCTTTGAGCGGCCAGCGTCAAGGAGGCAGCGCTTCTACCACTGTGTGCCCTGTCAGGAGGGCTTCTCAGCACTGGACTCCTTCCTAGAGCACTGTCAGGAGCACCTGCAAGCCagggatgaagaggaggattGTGCCACGGAGGGCTCCAAACATCAGGCCAGCAAAGCCTGA